One Sulfurihydrogenibium sp. DNA segment encodes these proteins:
- a CDS encoding universal stress protein, whose amino-acid sequence MIGRILVGLDGSKISKVAGEYGIYLSKKLKKPVVGIHIIDIRLLEGPFLSDIAGGLGFTVYGDLTAKIKEILDAKADAILDEFAVRCREEGGDCSIASAYGVVVDELINMADPEDILIVGKKGEHAGFAPLLLGSTAEAIARKAHCPVMVTPQEFREIKTILLAFDGREKSVHAAIYVNYLAKTLQTNVKVISVFKDKVENQPLAESYRERLKSILEVPFEFIDKYGLPEDILDEYITTNKDNIDLIVMGAFGESIVKELILGSTTNYIMSRSPVPVLLVK is encoded by the coding sequence ATGATTGGCAGAATTCTTGTAGGATTAGATGGTTCAAAAATTAGTAAAGTAGCAGGAGAATATGGAATTTATCTATCAAAAAAATTAAAAAAACCGGTTGTAGGTATTCATATTATTGACATAAGACTATTAGAAGGACCTTTCTTGTCAGACATAGCAGGCGGTCTTGGTTTTACTGTTTACGGAGATTTAACAGCTAAAATAAAAGAAATTCTTGATGCAAAAGCAGATGCAATTTTAGATGAATTTGCTGTAAGATGTAGAGAAGAAGGCGGTGATTGTTCTATTGCATCAGCTTATGGCGTGGTTGTAGATGAGCTTATTAACATGGCTGACCCGGAGGATATACTGATAGTTGGAAAGAAAGGAGAGCATGCAGGATTTGCTCCACTTCTTCTTGGCTCTACTGCCGAAGCAATAGCAAGAAAAGCACACTGTCCGGTGATGGTAACACCACAAGAATTTAGAGAAATAAAAACTATTTTACTTGCATTTGATGGAAGGGAAAAATCAGTCCATGCCGCAATCTATGTAAACTATTTAGCAAAAACATTACAAACAAATGTAAAAGTCATCTCTGTGTTTAAGGATAAAGTAGAAAACCAACCATTAGCAGAAAGCTATAGAGAAAGACTTAAGTCTATTCTTGAAGTTCCATTTGAATTTATTGATAAATACGGCTTACCAGAGGATATATTAGATGAATATATAACCACAAATAAAGACAATATTGACCTTATTGTAATGGGTGCGTTTGGTGAAAGTATCGTTAAAGAGCTTATTCTTGGAAGTACAACAAACTATATAATGTCAAGGTCTCCTGTTCCTGTATTGCTTGTTAAGTAA
- a CDS encoding C40 family peptidase translates to MKLTKKIIGTFLSLSIFILPNIAEAKTKGHSTKKTSHHATKVSKKSNHVKISKKSSHTKMSHKYLKIAKKGRNHVKITKVSYSYGQRVYGDYLEPNKDIYKYAIGLLGTKYSFGGNSINGIDCSSFVQHVFELAGFKLPRTAREQARYGYFVRKENLKPGDLLFFATYASFPSHVGIYIGDGKMIHASSKGGRVEIANINEDYYMRRFLFAKRIPANIKDLKEVEDVDLMEQYMNDKDPIAKIIQEKNGKN, encoded by the coding sequence ATGAAGCTAACCAAGAAAATTATAGGTACGTTTTTAAGTTTGTCAATTTTTATATTACCGAATATAGCAGAAGCTAAAACTAAAGGTCATTCAACCAAAAAAACAAGCCATCATGCAACAAAAGTATCTAAAAAATCAAACCATGTAAAAATATCTAAAAAATCAAGCCATACAAAAATGAGTCATAAATACCTAAAAATAGCTAAAAAAGGTCGTAATCATGTAAAAATAACTAAGGTTTCTTACTCTTATGGTCAAAGAGTGTATGGTGATTACCTTGAGCCTAACAAGGATATTTATAAGTATGCAATAGGATTACTTGGCACAAAGTACTCTTTCGGTGGAAACTCTATAAATGGGATAGATTGCTCATCTTTCGTTCAGCATGTTTTTGAGCTTGCAGGATTTAAACTTCCAAGAACTGCAAGAGAACAAGCAAGATACGGATATTTTGTCAGAAAAGAAAACTTAAAACCAGGAGACTTATTATTCTTTGCAACTTATGCAAGCTTTCCTTCACATGTAGGGATTTATATTGGCGATGGTAAAATGATTCACGCCTCTTCTAAAGGTGGAAGAGTTGAAATAGCAAATATTAATGAAGATTATTATATGAGAAGATTTTTATTTGCTAAAAGAATTCCAGCTAACATTAAAGACCTAAAAGAAGTTGAAGATGTTGACCTTATGGAGCAGTATATGAACGATAAAGACCCAATAGCAAAGATAATACAGGAAAAGAATGGAAAAAATTAA
- a CDS encoding prephenate dehydrogenase/arogenate dehydrogenase family protein: MEKDFGGFKGILIIGLGLIGGSLALALRKEGYKGKIYGFDLNKNRIEKALELKAIDEGYDSYEKIPWVNNIDFVVLSTPVKTFESIALKIKPFLKDDTVVTDVGSVKGDLVLRLYEILKPHVFVGVHPIAGTEKEGIENAKYDLFKNARLILTPVGDDREKIEKVEKFWKDIGSKTEIMDPHLHDFVFASVSHLPHAIAFALVDSLIVLSKETGIDLFKYPGGGFKDFTRIAASSPTVWKDIFLENKENVLHTIDVFQKSLERLKEAIKKEDEKEILNILSESREKRMSLDVSSDKVRE, encoded by the coding sequence GTGGAGAAAGATTTTGGTGGATTTAAAGGAATTTTAATCATCGGTCTTGGACTAATTGGAGGGTCTTTAGCCTTAGCATTAAGAAAAGAAGGTTATAAAGGCAAAATCTACGGGTTTGATTTAAATAAAAACAGAATAGAAAAAGCATTAGAGCTTAAAGCAATCGATGAAGGTTATGATTCTTATGAAAAGATTCCTTGGGTAAATAATATAGATTTTGTAGTTTTATCCACACCTGTTAAAACTTTTGAAAGTATAGCATTAAAAATAAAACCTTTTTTGAAAGATGATACAGTTGTAACTGATGTTGGCAGTGTAAAAGGTGATTTGGTACTAAGATTGTATGAGATACTAAAGCCACATGTTTTTGTAGGAGTCCATCCAATAGCAGGAACAGAAAAAGAAGGCATAGAGAATGCAAAGTATGATTTATTTAAAAATGCAAGATTGATATTAACTCCTGTTGGAGATGATAGAGAGAAAATAGAAAAGGTTGAAAAGTTTTGGAAGGATATTGGCTCAAAAACAGAAATAATGGACCCGCATTTACATGATTTTGTCTTTGCCAGTGTATCACATCTGCCCCATGCAATAGCTTTTGCACTTGTTGATAGTTTGATAGTTTTATCTAAAGAGACAGGAATTGATTTATTTAAATATCCGGGCGGAGGATTTAAAGACTTTACAAGAATAGCAGCAAGTTCACCCACGGTTTGGAAGGATATATTTTTAGAAAATAAAGAAAATGTTTTACATACAATAGATGTTTTTCAAAAATCCTTAGAAAGGCTAAAAGAGGCTATAAAAAAAGAAGATGAGAAAGAGATTTTAAATATCTTGTCAGAAAGTAGAGAAAAGAGAATGTCGTTGGACGTGTCAAGTGATAAAGTAAGAGAGTGA
- a CDS encoding cation diffusion facilitator family transporter, translating to MNNNHHQTLKERWILGSLTLNLFLSILKLVVGLITNSLGLIAEAIHSFSDLIASVISFISVKITAKKSKDFPYGLYKVENIAAVIISFFLFFAAYEILKEAFFSHESHQVKNPEYAIFVMLIAMVLTFFYSRFEKKAGEKLNSPVLVADAEHIWADFLSSVIVLIGLISVYFGYNLDKYAAAIVSVFIFKSGFEILKDSIKVLLDYSLDFDELNKIKNLILKNPAVVDIKEIKGRTAGSYKFVEVEILLHNMSLREAHRIVDEIAEEIKQKIQNVESVVIHYEPARQEGLRIGVLCDQNQNIRDFETARVVCIYDISKDLEILSSYSITIEENNLSKLLSKLGLDVLVSKNHPLDFKVRFLLSKSSIMVWETEKNKVDESVNEVVKSWKEFTKGEVQS from the coding sequence ATGAATAATAACCATCACCAAACTTTAAAAGAGCGTTGGATACTTGGCTCTCTAACTTTAAATCTTTTTTTATCGATTTTAAAACTTGTTGTTGGACTTATTACAAATAGTCTTGGACTTATTGCTGAGGCTATCCACTCCTTTTCTGACCTCATAGCATCTGTCATATCATTTATCAGCGTAAAGATTACAGCAAAAAAATCAAAAGATTTTCCCTATGGTCTTTATAAAGTAGAAAACATAGCAGCTGTAATAATATCTTTTTTCTTATTCTTTGCAGCTTATGAAATACTTAAAGAAGCATTCTTCTCACATGAAAGCCATCAAGTAAAAAATCCAGAGTATGCAATCTTTGTTATGTTGATTGCGATGGTTTTAACGTTTTTCTATTCAAGATTTGAGAAAAAAGCCGGTGAAAAACTAAACTCTCCTGTTCTTGTTGCAGATGCTGAGCATATTTGGGCTGATTTTCTATCTTCCGTTATAGTTTTGATAGGTCTAATCAGTGTTTATTTTGGTTATAACTTAGATAAGTATGCAGCAGCAATCGTATCTGTATTTATTTTTAAAAGCGGATTTGAAATTTTAAAAGATTCAATAAAAGTTTTGCTTGATTATTCCTTAGACTTTGATGAGCTTAATAAAATTAAAAATTTAATTCTTAAAAATCCGGCAGTAGTTGATATAAAAGAAATTAAAGGAAGAACTGCAGGAAGTTATAAATTTGTTGAAGTAGAAATACTTCTCCATAACATGTCTCTTAGAGAGGCACACAGAATCGTTGATGAAATTGCAGAGGAGATAAAACAAAAAATACAAAATGTAGAATCTGTCGTAATACATTACGAACCGGCAAGACAGGAAGGTTTAAGAATAGGCGTTTTATGTGATCAAAATCAAAACATAAGAGATTTTGAAACAGCAAGAGTCGTATGCATTTACGATATTAGCAAAGATTTAGAGATTCTTAGCAGTTATTCTATAACCATAGAAGAAAATAATCTATCTAAACTTCTTTCAAAGCTTGGATTGGATGTTTTAGTATCAAAAAACCATCCACTTGATTTTAAAGTAAGATTTTTACTATCAAAAAGCAGTATCATGGTATGGGAAACGGAAAAAAATAAAGTAGATGAATCGGTAAATGAAGTGGTAAAATCTTGGAAAGAATTTACAAAAGGAGAGGTACAATCATGA
- a CDS encoding nodulation protein NfeD, translating into MVKILTALLMIFNFSYATIIVGKWNDPITPTTVDYVNRIVNTAEEKSAKAIILQLDTPGGLETSMREIIKEIQRTDIPFIVYVYPKGARAASAGAIITISADVAAMAPATNIGSASPVSMEGKDIEETMKKKVMNDMVAFVKSIAKEKGRNEEVAEKMITESINLTSEEALKNKVIDVLAEDLNDLISKLDGKKVIKNNKEITLNLKNQPIEFVELNFKEKLLTILSNPTVAYFLLMIGFYGIFFELYNPGSIIPGTVGAISLALALYSLNIISANWLGVILIGLGVLFFILEMITPLFGGLAIAGVISLALGSIILIPSDSAYGDISLQVIIPTVIFSAVFFFLVAYKGAKIQREKPKTGSEAMIGDKAVAYTDINKECGKVMYHGELWFAYSDEEIKKDETVIIEKVEGLKLKVRKAKPNDELSCGI; encoded by the coding sequence ATGGTTAAGATTTTAACAGCTTTGTTAATGATTTTTAACTTCTCATATGCAACTATCATAGTTGGAAAATGGAATGACCCAATCACACCAACAACGGTAGATTATGTCAATAGAATAGTAAATACAGCAGAAGAAAAATCAGCAAAGGCTATAATCTTACAGCTTGATACACCTGGTGGATTAGAAACATCAATGAGGGAAATAATAAAAGAAATCCAAAGAACAGATATTCCGTTTATAGTTTACGTGTATCCAAAAGGTGCAAGGGCGGCATCTGCCGGTGCTATTATCACAATATCGGCAGATGTGGCAGCAATGGCTCCGGCAACTAACATAGGCTCAGCGTCCCCTGTATCTATGGAAGGCAAAGATATAGAAGAGACAATGAAAAAGAAAGTAATGAACGATATGGTAGCATTTGTTAAAAGCATTGCTAAAGAAAAAGGAAGAAATGAAGAAGTTGCAGAAAAAATGATTACAGAAAGCATAAACCTTACATCAGAAGAAGCATTAAAAAATAAAGTAATTGACGTATTAGCAGAAGATTTGAACGATTTAATCTCAAAGCTTGATGGCAAAAAAGTTATAAAAAATAATAAAGAGATTACTCTCAATCTAAAAAATCAGCCGATTGAATTTGTAGAGCTTAATTTTAAAGAAAAACTTTTAACAATTTTATCAAATCCAACGGTTGCTTATTTCTTGTTGATGATAGGATTTTATGGAATTTTCTTTGAGCTTTATAATCCCGGCTCTATCATCCCTGGAACGGTTGGAGCAATCTCTCTTGCACTGGCTTTATATTCTCTTAATATCATCTCTGCAAACTGGCTTGGTGTGATTTTGATAGGTTTAGGTGTTTTATTTTTTATTTTAGAGATGATAACTCCGTTGTTTGGTGGGCTTGCTATTGCCGGCGTTATATCCTTAGCTCTTGGTTCTATTATTTTAATCCCTTCCGATTCAGCTTATGGTGATATATCATTGCAAGTAATCATTCCAACGGTAATTTTTAGTGCTGTATTTTTCTTTTTAGTGGCATACAAAGGTGCAAAAATTCAAAGAGAAAAACCAAAAACAGGCTCAGAGGCTATGATTGGAGATAAGGCAGTGGCTTATACAGACATTAATAAAGAATGTGGAAAAGTGATGTATCACGGTGAGCTATGGTTTGCATACTCAGATGAAGAAATAAAGAAAGATGAAACGGTAATCATAGAAAAAGTAGAGGGTTTAAAGCTAAAAGTTAGGAAAGCTAAACCAAATGATGAGTTAAGCTGTGGAATCTGA
- the prfB gene encoding peptide chain release factor 2: MIVEEIKTKWEEIKEKWDNLKEILKPEKLEEEIKQLDDLMADPNFWNDTKKAQEISSRRNYLGEKLEEILTVDKKVNNILDYITLLEMEEDQELYNEVEKELKEIEKEISRLELGSLLSDEMDSKNAILTVQAGSGGVEACDWTEMLLRMYTRWAEKRGYQVELVDFQPDDVAGVKSATVIIKGPYAYGYLKGEQGVHRLVRISPFDANKRRHTSFSAVSVIPEIDEDIKVEINEEDLRIDTFRASGAGGQHVNKTDSAVRITHIPTGIVVTCQSERSQLQNKLKAMNMLKAKLYQLELEKRKEKQKELEGEKKDITWGSQIRSYVFQPYQLVKDLRTGFETGNIEAVMDGEIDDFIESYLKWKAKGGQ; this comes from the coding sequence ATGATAGTAGAAGAAATAAAGACTAAATGGGAAGAGATAAAAGAGAAATGGGATAATTTAAAAGAGATTTTAAAGCCAGAAAAGTTGGAAGAGGAGATAAAACAACTTGACGATTTAATGGCAGACCCTAACTTTTGGAACGATACAAAAAAAGCTCAAGAAATCTCATCAAGGAGAAACTACTTAGGAGAAAAATTAGAAGAGATTTTAACCGTTGATAAAAAAGTCAATAACATTTTAGACTACATCACACTTCTTGAAATGGAAGAAGACCAAGAGCTTTATAACGAAGTTGAAAAAGAATTAAAAGAAATAGAAAAAGAAATCAGCAGATTAGAGCTTGGCAGTCTGTTATCGGATGAGATGGATTCAAAAAATGCAATCCTTACCGTTCAGGCTGGTTCGGGCGGAGTTGAAGCTTGCGACTGGACAGAGATGCTACTTAGAATGTACACAAGATGGGCAGAAAAGAGAGGTTATCAAGTTGAGCTTGTAGACTTTCAGCCGGATGATGTGGCAGGTGTTAAAAGTGCAACAGTGATTATTAAAGGACCCTATGCTTATGGATACTTAAAAGGAGAGCAAGGAGTTCATAGACTTGTAAGAATTTCTCCATTTGATGCAAACAAAAGAAGACATACATCCTTTTCAGCTGTTTCAGTAATTCCGGAAATTGATGAAGATATAAAAGTAGAAATAAACGAAGAAGACCTTAGAATAGATACATTCAGAGCAAGCGGTGCAGGCGGTCAGCATGTAAACAAAACAGATTCAGCTGTTAGAATTACACATATTCCAACCGGTATTGTAGTTACTTGTCAGAGTGAAAGGTCTCAGCTTCAAAACAAACTTAAAGCTATGAATATGCTTAAAGCAAAGCTTTATCAGTTAGAGCTTGAAAAAAGAAAAGAAAAACAGAAAGAACTTGAAGGTGAGAAAAAAGACATCACATGGGGAAGTCAGATAAGGTCTTATGTTTTCCAACCGTATCAATTGGTTAAAGATTTAAGAACAGGATTTGAGACTGGAAATATAGAAGCTGTAATGGATGGAGAAATAGATGACTTTATAGAAAGCTATCTAAAATGGAAAGCAAAAGGCGGACAGTAA
- the hslV gene encoding ATP-dependent protease subunit HslV, whose amino-acid sequence MEKIKSTTILAVRRNGKTVIAGDGQVTLGSAVVKHTAKKIRVLNEGKVVVGFAGSAADGLALMERLEEKLNKYKGNLIKSAVELAKDWRLDKYLRRLEAVMIAADKNNMLLLSGNGDVIEPDEPVLAIGSGGDYARSAALALYRNTDFDARKIVEEAMKIAGEVCIYTNQNFVIEEIE is encoded by the coding sequence ATGGAAAAAATTAAAAGTACAACAATATTAGCTGTTAGAAGAAATGGAAAAACAGTTATAGCCGGAGATGGTCAGGTAACTCTTGGGTCTGCTGTTGTTAAGCATACAGCAAAAAAGATAAGAGTTTTAAATGAAGGTAAAGTTGTAGTTGGTTTTGCAGGTAGTGCCGCAGATGGTCTTGCATTAATGGAAAGATTAGAAGAAAAATTAAACAAGTATAAAGGAAATTTAATCAAATCTGCAGTAGAGCTTGCTAAAGACTGGAGATTGGATAAATATCTAAGAAGATTAGAAGCGGTAATGATAGCTGCAGATAAAAACAATATGCTTTTACTCTCTGGAAATGGTGATGTGATAGAACCTGACGAACCTGTTTTAGCTATAGGTTCTGGTGGAGATTATGCAAGGTCTGCTGCGTTGGCACTCTATAGAAATACAGATTTTGATGCTCGCAAAATTGTAGAAGAGGCGATGAAGATAGCAGGAGAAGTCTGCATCTACACCAACCAAAACTTTGTAATAGAAGAAATTGAATGA
- the queC gene encoding 7-cyano-7-deazaguanine synthase QueC: MLKKENIIVLLSGGMDSAVLLWLSKTMFKDIYAISYSYGQKHSIELEYAKELSKIAGVKEHFIVEVPHLKQLKGSALTDENLEIPSENYPDEPPITTVPMRNLIFLSIAASFADVYEIENIGIGIHSLDSPYPDCRAEFASSAEAVINASSVMVAKKKNRIKIFTPFLGMSKTDIAKLGRELGVPFEKTYSCYKGTVPPCGECATCRQREEALREAFSDSTA; this comes from the coding sequence ATGTTAAAGAAAGAAAATATAATCGTTTTATTATCCGGCGGAATGGATAGTGCTGTTTTGCTTTGGTTGTCAAAAACTATGTTTAAAGATATATATGCTATATCTTACTCTTATGGACAAAAACACAGCATAGAGCTTGAATATGCAAAAGAGCTTTCAAAAATTGCAGGCGTAAAGGAGCATTTTATCGTTGAAGTGCCACACCTAAAACAGCTTAAAGGCAGTGCTTTAACAGATGAGAATTTAGAAATTCCATCAGAAAACTATCCGGATGAACCACCGATAACGACCGTACCAATGAGAAATTTAATATTTTTGTCAATAGCAGCATCGTTTGCTGATGTTTATGAGATAGAAAACATAGGAATTGGCATACATTCCTTAGACTCACCATATCCAGATTGTAGGGCTGAGTTTGCATCATCTGCAGAAGCGGTTATAAATGCAAGTTCTGTAATGGTAGCAAAGAAGAAAAACAGAATAAAGATTTTTACTCCATTCTTAGGCATGAGTAAAACAGATATTGCAAAACTTGGCAGGGAGCTTGGAGTTCCATTTGAAAAAACATACTCTTGTTATAAAGGAACCGTTCCACCCTGCGGAGAGTGTGCAACCTGCAGACAGAGAGAAGAAGCTTTAAGAGAAGCTTTTTCAGATTCCACAGCTTAA
- a CDS encoding proline--tRNA ligase, with translation MLASKFFMPTLKENPSDAVVPSHIYLVRGGFIRSLSAGIYEYLPLGLRVLRKIENIIRKHMDDSGALEVLLPILTPAELWKETGRWYVYGKELFRLKDRKDAEFALGPTHEETITDLVRKNVRSYKDLPLNFYQIQTKFRDEARPRYGLIRGREFIMKDGYSFDVSEEDAKNTYEAMKEAYHKIFKELGLDYLMVEADVGAIGGKFSHEFVVKVPSGEAHIVYCEKCGYAANVEAAKFHHHKLPPEEPKPIEKVHTPDIKSAEDVANFLNVPITKLVKTLIYKIDDKDFVAVLIRGDRELNETKLANLFKAIDVRMATKEELENLGIPEGFAGPIGLNLPIYADFSVKELYNIVVGANEKDYHYINANIDRDFKVIGFYDLATAKEGDPCPVCHFPLKETTGLEVGHIFLLGTKYSESMKAYFVDKDGKEKPIIMGCYGIGVSRLISAIVEQYHDDKGIIWPENVAPFDVHILVLNTKDQESLNVGFDIYNKLKEKGLDVLLDERDESAGVKFKDADLIGIPHRIVIGKALKEGKIEYQKRDGSIKELVNTEAIVDRLMSEYHGRR, from the coding sequence ATGTTAGCAAGCAAGTTTTTTATGCCAACTTTAAAAGAAAATCCATCCGACGCAGTTGTTCCAAGTCATATATATCTTGTTAGAGGTGGTTTTATAAGAAGTTTATCAGCCGGAATATACGAATATTTACCACTTGGATTAAGAGTTTTAAGAAAAATAGAGAATATAATCAGAAAACATATGGATGATTCAGGAGCCTTAGAGGTATTACTGCCAATTCTTACACCTGCTGAACTTTGGAAAGAAACAGGAAGATGGTATGTATACGGAAAAGAGCTTTTTAGATTGAAAGACAGAAAAGATGCAGAATTTGCCCTTGGTCCAACTCATGAAGAAACAATTACAGATTTAGTAAGAAAAAATGTTAGGTCTTACAAAGATTTGCCGCTAAATTTTTATCAAATACAGACAAAGTTTAGAGATGAAGCAAGACCAAGATATGGCTTGATAAGAGGAAGAGAGTTTATCATGAAAGATGGATATTCTTTTGATGTCTCAGAAGAAGATGCAAAAAATACTTATGAAGCAATGAAAGAAGCATATCATAAAATCTTTAAAGAGCTTGGGCTTGATTATCTCATGGTAGAGGCTGATGTTGGAGCTATTGGTGGAAAGTTTTCTCATGAGTTTGTGGTAAAAGTTCCATCAGGTGAGGCACATATTGTATACTGTGAAAAGTGTGGATATGCTGCAAACGTTGAAGCTGCAAAATTTCATCATCATAAACTACCACCGGAAGAGCCAAAACCAATAGAAAAAGTTCATACTCCTGACATAAAATCGGCAGAAGATGTTGCTAACTTTTTAAACGTTCCAATAACAAAGCTTGTTAAGACACTAATATACAAAATAGATGATAAAGATTTTGTAGCTGTTTTAATAAGAGGTGATAGAGAGCTTAACGAAACAAAATTAGCAAACTTATTTAAAGCTATTGACGTTAGAATGGCAACAAAGGAAGAGTTGGAAAATCTTGGAATTCCGGAAGGTTTTGCAGGTCCTATTGGCTTAAATCTTCCAATCTATGCTGATTTTTCTGTTAAAGAGCTTTATAACATAGTTGTAGGAGCAAACGAAAAAGATTATCATTACATCAATGCAAACATTGATAGAGATTTTAAAGTCATTGGCTTTTATGACCTTGCAACTGCAAAAGAAGGCGACCCTTGCCCTGTATGCCACTTTCCATTAAAAGAAACAACAGGTTTAGAAGTTGGTCATATATTCCTTCTTGGAACGAAGTATTCTGAAAGTATGAAAGCTTACTTTGTAGATAAAGACGGAAAAGAAAAGCCAATCATAATGGGTTGCTATGGTATTGGCGTAAGCAGATTAATATCTGCGATAGTTGAGCAGTATCATGATGATAAAGGAATTATTTGGCCTGAAAACGTAGCACCGTTTGATGTTCATATTCTTGTTTTAAATACAAAAGACCAAGAGAGTCTAAACGTAGGATTTGATATATACAATAAGTTGAAAGAAAAAGGTTTAGACGTATTACTTGATGAAAGAGATGAATCTGCAGGAGTAAAATTTAAAGATGCCGACCTAATCGGAATTCCACATAGAATAGTCATAGGAAAAGCTTTAAAAGAAGGCAAGATAGAGTATCAAAAAAGAGATGGCAGCATCAAAGAGTTAGTAAATACAGAGGCAATAGTTGATAGATTGATGAGTGAATATCATGGAAGAAGATGA
- a CDS encoding ChaN family lipoprotein codes for MKLNLSPLVVFMIGFILVFSTFKSYNIIIVGENHTDELDHKKQHEVIKDYYKYDKKIIIVMEMFQQPFQEYLDKYIQGEINLNQLVEKTEYKKRWGFDIKLYKDILEFARENKIKIVALNIPSELLSEIRKKGLENIDSAYLPKPIPKHTPEEIKFIDEAMKEHKNIKNKQAFYDIQLAWDYGMAYKIYDTYKKYPDYKIIVLIGKGHAKTVKRFLNVLDSNLEIFVND; via the coding sequence ATGAAATTAAACTTATCTCCATTAGTAGTTTTTATGATAGGTTTTATTTTAGTATTTTCAACGTTTAAAAGCTATAACATCATCATTGTTGGAGAAAATCACACAGATGAGCTTGACCATAAAAAGCAGCACGAAGTAATCAAAGATTATTATAAATATGATAAAAAAATAATCATTGTAATGGAGATGTTTCAGCAACCTTTTCAGGAGTATTTGGATAAGTATATTCAAGGTGAGATAAATTTAAACCAGCTTGTAGAAAAAACAGAGTATAAAAAAAGATGGGGCTTTGATATTAAACTATACAAAGATATTTTAGAGTTTGCAAGAGAAAACAAGATAAAAATCGTTGCTTTAAACATTCCGTCTGAGCTACTGTCTGAAATTAGAAAGAAAGGATTAGAAAATATAGATTCTGCATATTTGCCAAAGCCAATTCCAAAGCATACACCAGAAGAGATAAAGTTTATTGATGAAGCAATGAAAGAGCATAAAAACATTAAAAATAAGCAAGCTTTTTATGATATCCAGCTTGCCTGGGACTACGGCATGGCATACAAAATATATGATACATATAAAAAATATCCTGATTATAAAATCATTGTTTTGATTGGCAAAGGTCATGCAAAAACTGTAAAAAGATTTTTGAATGTTTTAGATAGCAATTTAGAAATTTTTGTAAATGATTGA
- a CDS encoding tetratricopeptide repeat protein — translation MKKALSILVLSLNLLVFENMAFAKTPIDACWNFIDAGDYKRAIEAGKLAVKKYPKNSDAYYCLGEAYFNIGELKLAYENMKKAESLTNNKKDLMRIYNEIGLILKKMGYLDDALLYYSRSLSLAKDLGNTGMQATVLNNIAGIYDSKGELDKALSYYEESLSLQTNEKEKAPTYNNIANIYYKKGDYQKAVEYLQKAIEIDERYGDYHGVSMWKLNLGDTYRNMKDYNNAEKYLSEGLEGVKKVGDKYWEATGYLYFGWLYKDKGDKKTARDYLTRAYNLFKSIGAEGYAQVALNEMKELDKSN, via the coding sequence ATGAAAAAAGCTTTAAGCATTCTTGTTTTATCGCTTAATCTTTTAGTATTTGAAAACATGGCCTTTGCAAAAACACCAATTGATGCGTGCTGGAACTTTATCGATGCCGGAGATTATAAAAGAGCTATAGAAGCTGGCAAATTAGCCGTTAAAAAATATCCCAAGAATTCAGACGCATATTATTGCTTGGGAGAAGCTTATTTTAATATTGGAGAGCTTAAACTTGCTTATGAAAATATGAAAAAAGCAGAGAGTTTAACAAATAACAAAAAAGATTTGATGCGTATTTACAATGAAATTGGGCTGATTTTAAAAAAAATGGGCTATTTAGATGATGCACTTTTGTATTACAGTAGAAGTTTAAGCTTAGCAAAGGATTTAGGTAATACAGGTATGCAGGCTACTGTATTAAACAATATTGCTGGGATATATGATAGTAAAGGAGAATTAGATAAAGCTTTAAGTTATTATGAAGAATCTTTAAGTTTACAAACAAATGAAAAAGAAAAAGCACCTACTTATAACAATATTGCTAATATATATTACAAAAAAGGTGATTATCAAAAAGCTGTTGAATACTTACAAAAAGCTATTGAAATAGATGAGAGGTATGGGGATTATCATGGTGTTTCTATGTGGAAGTTAAACCTTGGAGATACCTACAGAAATATGAAAGACTATAACAACGCAGAAAAATACTTATCTGAAGGTCTTGAAGGTGTTAAAAAGGTAGGAGATAAATATTGGGAAGCTACAGGTTATTTGTATTTTGGATGGCTTTATAAAGATAAAGGAGATAAAAAAACAGCAAGAGATTACCTTACTCGTGCATATAATCTCTTTAAATCTATTGGGGCAGAAGGATATGCTCAGGTTGCTTTAAATGAAATGAAAGAATTAGATAAATCAAACTAA